ATGTAAAAGCTTAGCAGACAGCTCCACCCATTCTTGCGTCAAGTCATCTGGTGACTTTGAAGACCCATTGGCCCCACACTATTTGTCAGTAACTTGCAGGATGAGAGGCATCATGCAGTTTCCCGCGCCATTTGGATACAGGATTACCGACGCGGTTCTCCCCGTTCTATTGACAGGTATTTTTTGATCCGAGAGTTAGGAGAATCCGGGGAAGTGAGTCCTGTATAAGAGGACTCGTAGCGAAGCACCTCTATTGATGGAATGCCTGGGACTCGGAAGAGGCAATAATCACACTCAATATTGTAGACTATATAACTACATGACACATGTTCCTCACATCATACCTGGCCTGAGAATGGTGTAGTTTTACGCTGATTCATTGACTACAATTTAGTGTCTATCCGCAGCATCTATTGCATAGAAGAACAGACTCATATAGCTGATAGAATTTCACCCGTCTCGTATCCCCATGCTCGCTCAAGATCCCTCAGTCTCCACAGGGCACCCCATCCGGTGCTGGTttcaatcttcttgaatAATCTGGCGACCTCGAGATGCTCGCTTCGATGGCTCAAGAGCTTCCCTGCGATATAGAGTGGCTGGATCGCGTTGATGAGATTGCCACTGTGCGGGTTCGTCAATGAGATTCCACAAACCCTCCGAGCATGCCATACAGGGGAAGAGTGCGGGGTTGGAGCAGCAAGCGGGATGTTTGCCGGtttcatctgcagcatcatgATGCAAGCTGTGTGATAGAGCTGGTTGCCAGATATTGCCGCCCAGTGCGCAAAGAGGATCTCGGGGAAGATCTGATCGCCGCCAGTCGTCGTGGTCCTGATCGGAAGCATGGCCGGACACCGGTGGTCGTTCCAGAACTGCAGCTCTTCCCAGAGCCGTGTCCATTGTTCGGAGAACGGCCTCGTGTCATTCTGATCCAACTCGCCCAGCTCCAGAAACCGTGATCGCCGGCATGCCAGATTGCACGTCTTGGCGCAGAGATACACTGCCCAGTTCGCATGCCGGTCAGGATTCGAACAGCTGTCTTGGCAAAACAGATTCTTGATCATGATATCTCGCTCTTCTTCGGAATCGGCCGCCTGTGGAGGGACCCATTTGTGGAGTGGAAGAATAGTGCCTTCGGTCCCTTCTGAAATAATCGCCCCGCACAATTCCATCCGCGCGTAGCACCAGAAGACGGCCTGCAGATGCCCACCGGAGAAACCGTTGACATTATATGCGTCGAAGAGAGCCGCGCAGCCCTCGACATGTCGCCTCCAGTCTCTAGGGCTGACTGACATCAACTCCAGACATCCCAGGATACAGACAGTTACGAGGACATTAGGGTCTTTTGCTTGAAGATACGGTGTCAGCAGCCGAATAGACTGTTGGTAGAGCTCCAGACTATCATACGACTTGTCCAGGCAAGCCTTGCGCTCCATCTGCCGAGCCGAAAATGCCAAGATGGCGTAAAACAAAGCAGGGGAGCTCTGAGCGAGGACGGGAATATGCACACCGAAATGGCTTTGTTCATCGAACTTGTCCAGATGAGGAGCGCACTCGATGATCCAGTTTTTCAGATAATGGATCAGTCTGACCTTGGGGATCGAGACTTGTGCGAAGTCCAGACTGTTCCTCAACAGCCCTGACGCAGAGTCCTCGATCGGATCCGATGGTCTCAGTGATTCATGCCTCGTGGGAACATGACTGGCCACCGCTGTGAAAAGTACATCGCGCAGTTCTTCCTGGAGCTGCAGGAATCGCGGGTTTGCTGCGTACTCATCTGAGCTGGAGATCGTCCCTGGCGAGAGGATCGTTTCTTCCTCGAGATGGGGAGTTGCAGTTTCTGCCGGCCTTCTGCCCGGACCAACAAGGTTACTCATTCTTCCTTGTAGAAAGTAGCTGATGAATATCCATTCGTGCGGAGGTCAGTATCTCTCTAGGCAGCCGACCGTGCACGATTTGCATAGGCCTGGCTTCAGGTAAATTCCATTTCATAACCGAGAACCTTGCAACACCCAGACATAAGTTGTTTCTGTCTCTTAGTTCTTTGATCAAGGTTGACTTAGAGTACCAAACTTTCCTCTTCGTGGGAATAGGAGAGGGCTATTGGGAGGAAATCTAAGTTGTCGTCACAAATTTGAGATAGGCGAAGAATGAATATTTGTGGCGTCCAATTTGTGGCTAGGCGTGCTATACTTGTTATGGTAACTTACAAGCCACATTCCACGTGACTAGTACGCGTCTATTTCGCGTAACACGATTTCGGTATTCTCAATGAATCTCCAAGACTTTCCTACCCTACCTGTAAGATTCGCAGCCAATGCATGGCCTACCGCGTGGCTGAGGTTCTGCAACTCATGCATATGCGTTCCTAATGGGTATATTTTTCCATTGCTGAAATTCTCCGGGAATCGGTCTCGTATCACTGGCAGGTGCCTGCGCCACTCCTCAGCATGTACCACAAAGAGGTCGACATCGAAATCGTCCATGTTGATGGCAGATTTGCCCTTATGACGTCCTCGAGTGCCGTGACACAGGCTCCCCACGTACTGGAGAGGTTGTCCATAGTATGAGAATTGCTCCAGCAGAGCGTCGATATCCTCCTTAATGCTCCTGAACCGACGCGCCCAGATCGCCTCGCCTTGCGTCAATATGTTCTCGCGAGCATCTACCTGCCGGAGGTCAACCTTGGCATTTTGGTAGGCCCACGCGGTGATATTCCCATTCAACATGTCCAGCTTCCGAAGGAGCCGGTTTACACCTTCGCGTGCTTGTGCGCGCTGTGGCTCCGGAAGCCCAGCAGCCTCGTTGACCCGATGAGGAAACGCGTCTTTGAATAACAAGGTGTATTCAGTTGTTACAAGAGCCTGGAACTCTTCGATCGGGTGCAGGAGCTCCGCCTTGAACCGCTGTTGAATGTGTGGACTTTGTATGTGACTGAAGTACGCTTTTAGGAATTCGATTCTGTTATATGATGCTCTGAAAACATCTTCCTGAGGCAGGATAGCGGTTTCCGTGGGAAGTACTGTCACATTATCTCCAAGGCTCGTGACCTTGTGCAAGTCATATCGCAGCCAGGGAAGCGATGGTGAGGGTGCCGATCTGCTGAGGATGGCATGGATCAATATCCATGCTACTAGAAGAGAGGAGAGCCCTTTTTCAAACGAGTGAATCATCGATATAGTGAGAAGAAACAATAAATAAGTAGAGACGGGTCTATTTTGAAATCAATATGCCAACCATACTGTAGAAACCGAAACTTCCTTCCGAAAACCGGGGATGCACCCTATTTGAGACGCGAATTTTCGAACTGAATTACTGCTAAAAGACTCTGGAATAACACAATAGTCGTTTAACAGCTGAATATAGCGCGTGACCAATTAGATGGACTCCGTCAACCCCTTGCACTGGAGGTCAGGTGACTGTCTGCATGAGTGTTTATACGCGAGGGTGGCTTCTTCTGTTCAGGCAGAGGATGCCGGGTTATTTAGGCTTTGTGACCTGTCTGATGAATTGATGCCAGCTGAACAGAAATGACAAATACTGGACAAGGACTTGGTTCATCTTTCCCTGCCAGCAGTACGAACCTGGCTAGGACGATGGCAAAGAGATACCccagaaaaaggaaagatttGCTTATGGCTTAATGCAAGGTCAGTCTGGGTGTGCCTCATATGCCGGTATATCACTAAACCTGATCGAATCGCCGAGGGATGAAAGCGTTGCTCTATGCTTGataaagaggaaaagcctACTACGAGGCCTGCGGCGAATTCAGCCTTAGAATCTTAAATGCGACCAAATCTACATTTACTTAGTAGAAGGACAGTCAACATAGTCAGGCGACCCAGGTTGAAAAGGACCGACTTACTGCCATAGAGAATACCTCATAACTCTAATGACAGGTCTAACTTCTCCAGTATCTTGCCCACTTACTCTTGCCCCTGACGATGTTGACAAACTCACGCGCAATGATGCGGTCAGTCTGCTCAGATGGATGCAAATCATCATACCACAGGTAACTGTCTCGGACTGCATTAGATGTACACGGGCTTCCACAGCGGTAGACTGAACTCGTGACGTTGTACGGTACAGTGCCATTCAAATACTGCGAGGGGTTTTCCCAAATATCAGTCATCTAAGAAAAGATCAGTCGAAGGTGCCACAGCCTAGGGGTGGGGTACTGGAAAATCGCAATCCCACCAAGGCATGCACATCGTAAACAGCAAATCTGCTATGCGGGTATCGATTCGCGACGACGACATCATATGGCGTTTGGTAGTCATATATGGCATTGACCATTGTCACATACTGGCGCATTTTCTCGCTGGACCGAGTGATATTGGAGTCATAAGCCGCTTTATCGGTCCAATACTGCGCGTCCAAGGAGCCGCCATTCTGCGGAAGAGCATACAAGGGAGTCAAGTCTAATGGCGCCATGTTCATAAGCACAAAGGCTCGCGCGCCTATCGCGTACAGTCGATCAAGTTGTGCGTAGACACAATCGGTCATGTACGTCAGAGACATTCCTGCTGGTTGTACTTCGGTGAGAAAGCCTCCGTAGCCGATGTCGTTGGTGCCGATCCAGATGGCGTAGACTGTTTCATCTGGTGGATTGATTAGGGTGGGCTGTCCGGTTATGTCACTGACATAGATGTTATCCTCCAGAAACGTAGGGATTTGATTCTGCTTGATGCCGTTGCGGACAGTGTTTGCGACAACAGCATCGCAGACCGCACCTGACCAAGCGTAGTCGTATATGTTCGCGCCGGTGTATTGGCGTATATAACTGGGCCATACACGACCGCCGGTGCTTCTCTTCGTTGACTGTTGAGAGATTGTGAGCACCCCGATTCAATAAAGCTGTCAGTGACTATACCTCAGCTGGAACTGGCGGTTTGTATGATCGGACTCCATTATCGGTATAGCTATCACCGAATACCACGAGGGAAGTGAACTTCTTCAGTAATGCTCGGGAGGGCTGCGGAAGTGGCGCGCTGAATGCCACACCGAGCGTTAAAGCGAGCTCAAGCAGGGCAAAAGCCAACTTCATTGTCGCTGTTTATTGAATTGGGTAGGATCACAATCCCAGACTTCTCATGTGGTCTAGGACGACCATATATAGGCCAACAACTAGGACCGTCCAGTGTGGTTGGAGGAATTAGAAGCCGCCCCAGTCGCAGCCATACTGTAAACATCCAAGCACAAGGGGTTCATGGTTGGTGGAGTATTAGCCCGCACGTAATATAAAGGCTATGCTAAACTTCAGGTCCATATGGCTGTTGATCATGCATTCTAGCCACTCAACTGAGTTGCGGGGTCATTCTGGAATTGCTGCATGTACCCCTCATTGTCAATTTAACCCTCGGCATCATTACAGCCGAAAGAGCTCCTCTCCAAGTTGATCTTGTTTAGCATTCCACTCTCTCTGTCGGTCGGTCGTGTCTTGCGGATTGGGAAAGGCAGGGTGGAATTGATCCGGACAAGATAACAGTGTGCAGCAACCGTGACAGTGCAATGTTCTGGTAGAGAACTATGACAAGTCCGCTGCACCGGTACCCTTTGGCAACTAGCAGGGGCTTTCTGGTGATGCATCCCTGAAATTCAGACCCAAGTTTAACCTATGCTCAATGATACGGAATTTTCAAGAAGGCTCTAACGGAGATGCTGCTCGCCATTTGCGTAAGGTTGTAGATCTCTCTATCATTAGCACCAAAGATCTGAGGGCATTCTGTGAGTTCAAAGCAGAAGTGCATATGGACAGGAACCGTTGAATTGGTACTTTCATGGT
The Aspergillus fumigatus Af293 chromosome 4, whole genome shotgun sequence DNA segment above includes these coding regions:
- a CDS encoding putative C6 transcription factor, with protein sequence MSNLVGPGRRPAETATPHLEEETILSPGTISSSDEYAANPRFLQLQEELRDVLFTAVASHVPTRHESLRPSDPIEDSASGLLRNSLDFAQVSIPKVRLIHYLKNWIIECAPHLDKFDEQSHFGVHIPVLAQSSPALFYAILAFSARQMERKACLDKSYDSLELYQQSIRLLTPYLQAKDPNVLVTVCILGCLELMSVSPRDWRRHVEGCAALFDAYNVNGFSGGHLQAVFWCYARMELCGAIISEGTEGTILPLHKWVPPQAADSEEERDIMIKNLFCQDSCSNPDRHANWAVYLCAKTCNLACRRSRFLELGELDQNDTRPFSEQWTRLWEELQFWNDHRCPAMLPIRTTTTGGDQIFPEILFAHWAAISGNQLYHTACIMMLQMKPANIPLAAPTPHSSPVWHARRVCGISLTNPHSGNLINAIQPLYIAGKLLSHRSEHLEVARLFKKIETSTGWGALWRLRDLERAWGYETGEILSAI
- a CDS encoding SGNH/GDSL hydrolase family protein, encoding MKLAFALLELALTLGVAFSAPLPQPSRALLKKFTSLVVFGDSYTDNGVRSYKPPVPAESTKRSTGGRVWPSYIRQYTGANIYDYAWSGAVCDAVVANTVRNGIKQNQIPTFLEDNIYVSDITGQPTLINPPDETVYAIWIGTNDIGYGGFLTEVQPAGMSLTYMTDCVYAQLDRLYAIGARAFVLMNMAPLDLTPLYALPQNGGSLDAQYWTDKAAYDSNITRSSEKMRQYVTMVNAIYDYQTPYDVVVANRYPHSRFAVYDVHALMTDIWENPSQYLNGTVPYNVTSSVYRCGSPCTSNAVRDSYLWYDDLHPSEQTDRIIAREFVNIVRGKSKWARYWRS